One Burkholderia sp. PAMC 26561 genomic window carries:
- a CDS encoding glutathione S-transferase C-terminal domain-containing protein — translation MMKLIGSLSSPYVRKTRIVMAEKKIDCELVLENVWASDSKIHSYNPLGKVPCLILDDGEAVFDSRVICEYVDTLTPVGKLLPQERRERTEVRCWEALADGMLDAAVLIRLEGTQREEAQRNDAWIERQQRKIDDGLKAMSKGLAAKNWCSANHFTLADIACGCALGYLDYRMPELNWREDYPNLDKHVQRLSLRQSFIDTLPV, via the coding sequence ATGATGAAACTGATCGGTTCGCTCAGCAGCCCGTACGTTCGCAAGACGCGGATTGTGATGGCAGAAAAGAAGATCGACTGCGAACTGGTGCTCGAAAACGTCTGGGCATCTGATTCGAAAATCCACAGTTACAATCCGCTCGGCAAGGTGCCCTGCCTGATCCTGGACGATGGCGAAGCGGTTTTCGATTCGCGCGTGATCTGCGAATACGTCGATACGCTCACGCCGGTCGGCAAGCTCTTGCCGCAGGAACGTCGTGAGCGCACCGAAGTCCGGTGCTGGGAAGCGCTCGCCGACGGCATGCTCGACGCAGCCGTGCTGATCCGCCTGGAAGGCACGCAGCGTGAGGAAGCGCAACGCAACGACGCGTGGATCGAGCGCCAACAGCGCAAGATCGATGACGGCCTGAAAGCGATGTCCAAAGGACTTGCCGCGAAAAACTGGTGCTCGGCCAATCACTTCACGCTCGCCGATATCGCCTGTGGCTGTGCGCTCGGCTATCTCGACTACCGCATGCCCGAGTTGAACTGGCGCGAGGACTACCCCAATCTCGACAAGCATGTGCAGCGTTTGTCGCTGCGCCAGTCTTTTATCGATACATTGCCGGTTTGA
- a CDS encoding PqiC family protein yields the protein MSLATFFKAAGRVPAVGLVAGIAALAACSSSPPARFYTLGGGSGDSTVRTTAPASFYLELAPVDMPPQVAKNQMVVQDGAAQVRVLEDQRWASLPADEVRRALSADLSQQLGAIDVYGTPHPDGAAVYRVKVNVQRFESSPGERALIDAVWSVRGVSNQAVLTCRTVSEQPVGDGYDALVAGHRQAVDALAGAISAGVKTVSSAPAPSMTSVSAKSAKPAMPAPPRLLPCPMNAAPAQ from the coding sequence ATGAGTCTGGCCACATTTTTCAAGGCCGCCGGCCGGGTTCCGGCGGTGGGCCTCGTGGCCGGGATCGCCGCGCTCGCCGCATGCAGCAGCTCGCCGCCCGCGCGTTTTTATACGCTCGGCGGCGGCTCGGGTGACAGCACGGTGAGAACCACGGCGCCCGCGTCGTTCTATCTGGAGCTGGCGCCGGTCGACATGCCGCCGCAAGTCGCGAAGAACCAGATGGTCGTGCAGGACGGTGCGGCGCAGGTGCGTGTGCTCGAGGATCAGCGCTGGGCATCGCTTCCCGCCGACGAAGTGCGGCGCGCGTTATCGGCGGATCTGTCGCAGCAGCTTGGCGCCATCGATGTCTACGGCACGCCGCATCCCGACGGCGCGGCGGTGTATCGCGTGAAGGTGAACGTGCAGCGCTTCGAATCGTCACCGGGAGAACGCGCGTTGATCGATGCCGTGTGGAGCGTGCGCGGCGTTAGCAACCAGGCTGTCCTGACGTGCCGGACCGTGTCCGAACAGCCAGTTGGCGATGGTTATGACGCGCTGGTGGCGGGGCATCGGCAAGCCGTGGATGCGCTCGCCGGAGCGATTTCCGCCGGCGTCAAGACGGTGAGTTCGGCACCCGCACCGTCGATGACATCGGTTTCAGCGAAAAGCGCGAAGCCCGCAATGCCTGCGCCGCCGCGTCTGTTGCCTTGTCCGATGAACGCCGCGCCGGCGCAGTGA
- a CDS encoding PqiB family protein, with translation MTSPQGPSNDTAKGPNEPSRNAGGGGLPPNLPDPVIEPRSRWVPSLVWVIPLIAALIGIVLVVKSVAGRGPTITISFVSAEGLENGKTKLKYKDVDVGTVKNITLSKDHSRVLVDVQLTKVAEDFAVKDTRFWVVRPRVAASGVTGLGTLLSGAYIGVDAGKSKEDETHFVGLESPPAVTGDQKGRQFTLRGDSLGSIDIGSPIYYRRVQVGQVAGFSLDKDGTGVTMQVFVNAPYDQYVGTNSRWWHASGVDLRLDSSGFKLNTQSLATVVLGGIAFQTPPNQEPGKQAPDNMTFRLGSDESDAMRDPDGQPIRVVMNFNQSLRGLSVGAPIDFRGILLGSVTGIAIEYDPKSRAFQMPVTMNIYPDRLGKRFRDSVPRQNTVAGQELLQKLVTNGLRGQLRTGNLLTGQLYVALDMFPKAAKATVNVAADPLELPTVPNTLDELQLQVADIAKKLDKIPFDDIGNNLNSALKNANSLFKQLDTQVAPEARDTLTAAKNTFTEAQSTLQQDSPLQSDVHQALQELTRTLQSLNALSDYLERHPESLLRGKPGDKP, from the coding sequence TGATCGGCATTGTGCTGGTCGTGAAGTCGGTCGCAGGACGCGGTCCCACGATCACCATCAGTTTCGTGAGCGCCGAAGGGCTCGAAAACGGCAAGACGAAGCTGAAATACAAGGATGTGGATGTCGGCACGGTGAAGAACATCACGTTGTCGAAGGATCATTCGCGCGTTCTCGTCGATGTCCAGTTGACCAAGGTTGCCGAAGATTTCGCCGTGAAGGACACGCGCTTCTGGGTGGTGCGTCCGCGCGTGGCGGCAAGCGGCGTGACCGGTCTCGGCACGTTGCTGTCGGGCGCCTACATTGGCGTGGATGCAGGCAAGTCGAAAGAGGACGAGACCCACTTCGTGGGGCTCGAATCGCCGCCCGCCGTGACCGGCGACCAGAAGGGCCGCCAGTTCACGTTGCGCGGTGATTCGCTGGGTTCCATCGATATTGGATCGCCGATCTATTACCGTCGCGTGCAGGTGGGTCAGGTCGCGGGTTTCTCGCTCGACAAGGACGGCACCGGCGTCACCATGCAGGTCTTCGTGAACGCGCCTTACGACCAGTACGTGGGCACGAACTCGCGCTGGTGGCATGCAAGCGGCGTGGATCTGCGGCTCGATTCCAGCGGCTTCAAGCTCAACACGCAATCGCTCGCGACCGTGGTGCTAGGCGGCATTGCGTTCCAGACGCCGCCTAACCAGGAACCCGGCAAGCAGGCGCCGGACAACATGACGTTCCGCCTCGGCTCCGACGAATCGGACGCCATGCGCGATCCGGACGGCCAGCCAATACGCGTTGTCATGAATTTCAACCAGTCGCTGCGCGGGCTGTCGGTCGGCGCGCCGATTGATTTCCGCGGCATTCTGCTTGGCAGCGTGACGGGCATCGCGATTGAATACGATCCGAAATCGCGCGCCTTCCAGATGCCGGTGACCATGAACATCTACCCGGACAGGCTCGGCAAGCGTTTCCGCGATTCGGTTCCGCGCCAGAACACCGTCGCCGGTCAGGAATTGCTGCAGAAGCTCGTCACAAACGGCCTGCGGGGACAATTGCGCACCGGCAACCTGTTGACCGGGCAGCTTTACGTGGCGCTCGATATGTTCCCGAAAGCGGCGAAAGCCACGGTGAATGTCGCGGCCGATCCGCTCGAACTGCCGACCGTGCCGAACACGCTCGACGAGTTGCAACTGCAGGTGGCGGATATCGCGAAGAAGCTGGACAAGATTCCTTTCGACGATATCGGCAACAACCTGAACAGTGCGCTGAAGAACGCGAACAGCCTCTTCAAGCAACTCGATACCCAGGTCGCCCCCGAGGCGCGTGACACGCTGACCGCCGCGAAGAACACCTTCACCGAAGCGCAAAGCACGCTGCAGCAGGATTCACCGCTGCAGTCGGACGTTCATCAGGCGCTGCAGGAACTCACGCGGACGCTGCAATCGCTCAATGCGCTCTCCGATTATCTGGAACGTCATCCGGAATCGCTGTTGCGCGGAAAACCAGGAGATAAGCCATGA